A window from Pseudonocardia cypriaca encodes these proteins:
- a CDS encoding DUF3159 domain-containing protein, translated as MGRGSDAAEPGLAEVLGGRGGAVDATVPVVAFVAAFTIADASGWTSPVVWAAGAAVLVGAVVAVFRLARGGRPRAVLFGLLGVAVAALIALYTGRAVDFFLVQIVSNAASALVWAVSIVVRWPLLGLVVGTVLGQRTRWRHDPDLVRGYQRASWVWVGQYLVRLAVFIPLYAADAVVALGIARAVLTWPLVALCVALSWPVLRSALPPGHAGLRNPAARREDAHDA; from the coding sequence ATGGGGAGAGGGAGCGACGCCGCCGAGCCGGGCCTCGCGGAGGTTCTCGGCGGGCGCGGTGGCGCCGTCGACGCCACGGTGCCGGTCGTCGCGTTCGTGGCGGCCTTCACGATCGCCGACGCGTCCGGCTGGACGTCCCCGGTCGTCTGGGCGGCCGGGGCGGCCGTGCTCGTCGGCGCCGTGGTCGCGGTGTTCCGGCTGGCACGTGGCGGCCGTCCACGCGCGGTGCTGTTCGGCCTGCTCGGCGTGGCCGTGGCGGCGTTGATCGCCCTGTACACCGGCCGCGCCGTCGACTTCTTCCTGGTCCAGATCGTGAGCAACGCGGCGAGCGCCCTCGTGTGGGCCGTGTCGATCGTGGTGCGCTGGCCGCTGCTCGGGCTGGTCGTCGGCACCGTGCTCGGGCAGCGCACGCGCTGGCGCCACGACCCGGATCTCGTGCGGGGCTACCAGCGCGCCAGCTGGGTGTGGGTCGGGCAGTACCTCGTGCGGCTCGCGGTGTTCATCCCCCTCTACGCCGCCGACGCCGTGGTGGCGCTCGGCATCGCCCGCGCGGTGCTCACCTGGCCGCTCGTGGCGCTGTGCGTCGCGCTCTCGTGGCCGGTGCTTCGATCGGCCCTAC
- a CDS encoding SGNH/GDSL hydrolase family protein produces the protein MRPISSFLALGDSFTEGLDDWRPDGTPRGWADRVAEQLAVTRPGFRYANLAVRGKLLDQIVADQIPVAERLRPDLITFCAGGNDIIRFSCDTDDLARRFDAALERVTATGADVVVFTGFDLGRMHPILRRLRGRVACFNELVRASAERHGSTVVNLWGMAPLADPRSWGRDRLHLTAEGHRRVALRVLETLGEPVTEDWRTPLPALAPTPWRDRQLEDLAWMRDFVMPFVRKRLSGHRTGDGFQPKRPELLPFEAPFPGRSTVIP, from the coding sequence ATGCGACCCATCAGCAGCTTCCTCGCGCTGGGAGACAGCTTCACAGAAGGCTTGGACGACTGGCGCCCCGACGGTACTCCCCGCGGCTGGGCCGACCGCGTGGCCGAGCAGCTCGCCGTCACCCGCCCTGGCTTCCGCTACGCGAACCTCGCCGTGCGCGGCAAGCTCCTCGACCAGATCGTCGCGGACCAGATCCCGGTGGCCGAGCGGTTGCGGCCCGACCTGATCACGTTCTGCGCGGGCGGCAACGACATCATCCGTTTCTCCTGCGACACCGACGACCTCGCCCGCCGCTTCGACGCCGCGCTCGAGCGCGTCACCGCGACCGGCGCGGACGTGGTGGTGTTCACGGGCTTCGACCTCGGGCGGATGCACCCGATCCTGCGCCGCCTGCGCGGCCGGGTCGCCTGCTTCAACGAGCTGGTGCGCGCGAGCGCCGAGCGGCACGGCAGCACCGTCGTGAACCTCTGGGGCATGGCCCCGCTCGCCGACCCCCGCAGCTGGGGGCGCGACCGCCTCCACCTCACTGCCGAGGGCCACCGCCGGGTGGCCCTCCGTGTGCTGGAGACGCTCGGCGAGCCCGTCACCGAGGACTGGCGCACCCCGCTGCCGGCGCTCGCGCCCACGCCGTGGCGCGACCGCCAGCTCGAGGACCTCGCGTGGATGCGCGACTTCGTGATGCCGTTCGTCCGCAAGCGGCTGAGCGGTCACCGGACGGGCGACGGCTTCCAGCCGAAGCGCCCCGAGCTGCTGCCGTTCGAGGCCCCGTTCCCCGGCCGCTCCACCGTCATCCCCTGA
- the thpD gene encoding ectoine hydroxylase, giving the protein MTVIDAPTTDRYPTRIADRPSLIERTDPTVWGGHHTPGPLSTDELAVHDRDGFITVPELLTPDEVAVYQAELDRLATDPQVRADERTIIEKTSQQVRSVFEVHKISEAVAALVADERVAGRARQILGSDVYIHQSRINYKPGFGGGGFYWHSDFETWHAEDGMPLPRAVSISIALTENYLHNGCLMIMPGSHRTFVSCVGETPADHYKESLREQEIGTPDPESLTTLADRHGIAMLTGKAGSATLFDSNCMHGSGNNITPYPRSNIFVVFNSVENGLQEPYAAPAPRPPYIAAREITPVRG; this is encoded by the coding sequence ATGACCGTGATCGACGCACCGACCACCGACCGCTACCCCACGAGGATCGCCGACCGGCCGTCGTTGATCGAGCGGACGGACCCGACCGTCTGGGGTGGGCACCACACGCCCGGCCCGCTGTCCACCGACGAGCTCGCGGTGCACGACCGGGACGGCTTCATCACCGTGCCCGAGCTGCTGACCCCCGACGAGGTGGCGGTCTACCAGGCCGAGCTGGACCGGCTCGCCACCGACCCGCAGGTGCGCGCCGACGAGCGCACGATCATCGAGAAGACCTCGCAGCAGGTGCGCTCGGTCTTCGAGGTGCACAAGATCAGCGAGGCGGTGGCGGCGCTGGTGGCCGACGAGCGGGTCGCCGGGCGGGCCCGGCAGATCCTCGGCTCCGACGTCTACATCCACCAGAGCCGGATCAACTACAAGCCGGGCTTCGGCGGTGGCGGCTTCTACTGGCACTCCGACTTCGAGACCTGGCACGCCGAGGACGGCATGCCGCTGCCGCGCGCCGTCAGCATCTCGATCGCGCTCACCGAGAACTACCTGCACAACGGCTGCCTGATGATCATGCCGGGGTCGCACCGGACGTTCGTCTCGTGCGTCGGTGAGACACCGGCCGACCACTACAAGGAGTCGCTGCGCGAGCAGGAGATCGGCACCCCCGACCCGGAGAGCCTCACCACGCTCGCCGACCGGCACGGCATCGCGATGCTCACCGGCAAGGCGGGCTCGGCCACCCTGTTCGACTCGAACTGCATGCACGGCTCCGGCAACAACATCACCCCGTACCCGCGGTCGAACATCTTCGTCGTGTTCAACAGCGTGGAGAACGGGCTGCAGGAGCCCTACGCGGCGCCGGCCCCGCGGCCGCCGTACATCGCGGCCCGCGAGATCACCCCGGTCAGGGGATGA
- a CDS encoding ectoine synthase, translating into MIVRTLEEITGTERDVRTEHWRSKRIVLAGDRVGFSLHETVLEAGSVNDFWYANHIEAVFVTEGEGELYDKDNDVTYRLGPGSVYVLNGHERHQLRPRTEMRTVCVFNPPVTGREVHDENGVYPLVVLPAEQTEEAS; encoded by the coding sequence ATGATCGTCCGCACGCTGGAGGAGATCACCGGCACCGAGCGTGACGTCCGGACCGAGCACTGGCGCAGCAAGCGCATCGTGCTGGCCGGTGACCGCGTCGGGTTCTCGCTGCACGAGACCGTGCTCGAGGCCGGCTCCGTGAACGACTTCTGGTACGCCAACCACATCGAGGCCGTCTTCGTCACCGAGGGCGAAGGCGAGCTGTACGACAAGGACAACGACGTGACCTACCGGCTCGGCCCCGGTTCGGTCTACGTCCTGAACGGGCACGAGCGCCACCAGCTGCGCCCGCGCACCGAGATGCGCACCGTGTGCGTGTTCAACCCGCCGGTGACCGGACGCGAGGTGCACGACGAGAACGGCGTGTACCCGCTGGTCGTCCTGCCCGCCGAACAGACCGAGGAGGCCTCCTGA
- the ectB gene encoding diaminobutyrate--2-oxoglutarate transaminase, giving the protein METTVFDDLESEVRSYCRSWPVVFDTARGSRVTDIEGRSYLDFFAGAGALNYGHNPPALKAPLMEYLARDGITHGLDMYTVAKGEFLRTFEDIVLKPRGLDYKVQFPGPTGANTVESALKLARKITGRESMINFTNAFHGMTLGALSVTGNSMKRGGAGIPLVHATPMPFDNYFDGTVPDFLWFEKLLGDSGSGLNEPAGVIVETVQGEGGLNPARIEWLQALEDLCRRHDMILIVDDVQMGVGRTGPFFSFEAAGIRPDIVCLSKSISGYGLPMALTLIKPELDQWGPGEHNGTFRGNNPAFVTATAALREFWSDDTLERSTIAKGERVEAVLAELAASSNTVELMPKGRGLARGLAFSQPELAAKACAVAFERGLLMETAGPSDEVMKLMPPLTISDAELEEGLALVADSVRAVTEGMSA; this is encoded by the coding sequence GTGGAAACGACCGTTTTCGACGACCTGGAGTCCGAGGTTCGCAGCTACTGCCGGAGCTGGCCGGTGGTATTCGACACCGCGCGCGGGTCTCGGGTCACCGATATCGAGGGTCGCAGTTATCTCGACTTCTTCGCAGGGGCCGGTGCGCTCAACTACGGGCACAATCCGCCTGCGCTGAAAGCGCCCCTCATGGAGTACCTCGCACGGGACGGCATCACCCACGGCCTCGACATGTACACGGTGGCCAAGGGTGAGTTCCTGCGGACGTTCGAGGACATCGTGCTGAAACCGCGCGGCCTCGACTACAAGGTGCAGTTCCCGGGGCCGACGGGCGCCAACACCGTGGAGTCCGCGCTGAAGCTCGCGCGGAAGATCACCGGACGCGAGTCGATGATCAACTTCACGAACGCGTTCCACGGCATGACGCTGGGCGCGCTGTCCGTCACCGGGAACTCGATGAAACGCGGCGGGGCAGGCATCCCGCTCGTGCACGCCACCCCGATGCCGTTCGACAACTACTTCGACGGCACCGTTCCGGACTTCCTCTGGTTCGAGAAGCTGCTCGGCGACTCCGGCAGCGGCCTGAACGAGCCTGCCGGTGTCATCGTCGAGACGGTCCAGGGCGAGGGCGGCCTCAACCCGGCCCGGATCGAGTGGCTGCAGGCGCTGGAGGACCTGTGCCGGCGCCACGACATGATCCTGATCGTCGACGACGTGCAGATGGGCGTCGGGCGCACCGGCCCGTTCTTCTCGTTCGAGGCCGCCGGGATCCGGCCCGACATCGTCTGCCTGTCCAAGTCGATCAGCGGCTACGGGCTGCCCATGGCCCTCACGCTCATCAAGCCCGAGCTCGACCAGTGGGGACCCGGCGAGCACAACGGCACGTTCCGCGGGAACAACCCCGCGTTCGTCACCGCCACCGCCGCGCTGCGCGAGTTCTGGAGCGACGACACCCTCGAACGCTCCACGATCGCCAAGGGCGAGCGGGTGGAAGCGGTGCTCGCCGAGCTCGCGGCGTCCTCGAACACCGTCGAGCTCATGCCCAAGGGACGCGGCCTCGCCCGCGGCCTCGCGTTCTCGCAGCCCGAGCTCGCGGCCAAGGCGTGTGCCGTCGCGTTCGAGCGGGGACTGCTGATGGAGACAGCGGGCCCGTCCGACGAGGTCATGAAGCTGATGCCGCCGCTCACGATCTCCGACGCCGAGCTGGAGGAGGGGCTGGCGCTGGTCGCAGATTCCGTCCGAGCCGTCACCGAGGGGATGTCCGCATGA
- the ectA gene encoding diaminobutyrate acetyltransferase, translating into MIALTFLAAVDHGEIGAAVSRLLSSRDMAAPVESPVLARPNIGEELTIGHPEVSDGVACWRIAEATGVLDLNSRYAYLLWCRDFAATSVVARHGGDVIGFVTGFRRPEVPSTLVVWQVGVDAAARGRGVAAAMLDALFDRVPGVDHLEATVTPDNTGSIALFNRFAERRGAPVHRGELFGAELLGNGHAPEILFRIGPVGR; encoded by the coding sequence GTGATAGCGCTCACATTTCTGGCGGCAGTCGATCATGGCGAGATCGGCGCAGCGGTTTCTCGCCTGTTAAGTTCTCGGGACATGGCCGCACCCGTGGAATCCCCGGTCCTGGCTCGCCCAAACATCGGGGAAGAGCTGACGATCGGTCACCCGGAGGTATCCGACGGCGTCGCGTGCTGGCGCATCGCCGAGGCCACCGGGGTGCTCGACCTGAACTCGCGATACGCATACCTGTTGTGGTGCCGCGATTTCGCCGCCACGTCGGTGGTGGCGCGCCACGGCGGGGACGTGATCGGGTTCGTGACGGGATTCCGCAGGCCGGAGGTGCCGTCCACGCTCGTCGTGTGGCAGGTCGGCGTGGACGCGGCCGCGCGCGGCCGGGGCGTGGCTGCGGCGATGCTCGACGCGCTGTTCGACCGGGTTCCGGGCGTCGATCACCTCGAGGCCACCGTCACGCCTGACAACACGGGGTCGATCGCCCTCTTCAACCGGTTCGCCGAGCGGCGCGGAGCTCCCGTGCACCGCGGCGAGCTGTTCGGCGCGGAACTGCTCGGCAACGGCCACGCGCCGGAGATCTTGTTCCGGATCGGACCGGTCGGCCGCTGA
- a CDS encoding SDR family NAD(P)-dependent oxidoreductase → MPPASAPRSFVVTGGGRGVGRAVVERLLRDGGHVVAIELDAGTLDWLAAHPSAIGVAGSAADEAVTEEAADRAEHAAPLTGWVNNAAVFRDASVHSAPAREVLDLVHTNLAPAVVGATTAVRRFLAAGTGGSIVNVSSHQAKRAVPGCTPYVTAKAAIEGLTRALAVEYGPRGVRVNAVALGSIATERYAAYLDGLGPDGAAHVEEEMGRIHPLGRVGTAAEVASVIAHLLSDDAAYVTGATIPVDGGRSVLARDPEAHDT, encoded by the coding sequence GTGCCGCCTGCCAGTGCGCCCCGGTCCTTCGTCGTCACGGGAGGCGGGCGCGGCGTCGGCAGAGCCGTGGTCGAACGCCTTCTGCGCGACGGCGGCCACGTGGTCGCGATAGAGCTCGACGCGGGCACGCTCGACTGGCTCGCCGCCCACCCCAGCGCGATCGGAGTGGCGGGCAGCGCGGCCGACGAGGCCGTCACCGAGGAGGCGGCCGACCGCGCCGAGCACGCCGCGCCGCTCACCGGCTGGGTCAACAACGCCGCCGTCTTCCGCGACGCATCGGTGCACTCCGCCCCTGCGCGGGAGGTACTCGACCTGGTCCACACCAACCTCGCCCCAGCCGTCGTCGGCGCCACCACCGCCGTGCGCCGGTTCCTCGCGGCCGGCACCGGTGGGTCGATCGTCAACGTCTCGTCCCACCAGGCCAAGCGCGCGGTGCCCGGCTGCACGCCCTACGTCACGGCGAAGGCGGCCATCGAGGGCCTCACGCGCGCGCTCGCCGTCGAGTACGGGCCGCGCGGCGTGCGCGTGAACGCGGTGGCGCTCGGCTCGATCGCCACGGAGCGCTACGCGGCGTACCTCGACGGGCTCGGTCCCGACGGCGCCGCGCACGTCGAGGAGGAGATGGGCCGGATCCACCCGCTCGGCCGCGTGGGCACGGCGGCGGAGGTGGCCTCCGTGATCGCGCACCTGCTCTCGGACGACGCCGCGTACGTCACGGGCGCGACGATCCCGGTCGACGGCGGCCGATCGGTGCTGGCGCGTGACCCGGAAGCGCACGACACCTGA
- a CDS encoding GYD domain-containing protein, protein MAKFAVFFSYKPETWNQMLMKPGDRATAVRDLASSLGGSLESLYFMFGERDGFVVVDVPDADSAAAVSIAVTSSGAFSHMETHQLISPDDLPAVLEKAARAREAYRPPGE, encoded by the coding sequence ATGGCCAAGTTCGCGGTGTTCTTCAGCTACAAGCCGGAGACGTGGAACCAGATGCTGATGAAGCCGGGGGACCGCGCGACCGCGGTGCGGGATCTCGCGTCGTCCCTCGGCGGTTCCCTGGAGTCGCTGTACTTCATGTTCGGCGAGCGCGACGGCTTCGTCGTCGTGGACGTCCCGGACGCCGACAGCGCCGCCGCGGTCTCCATCGCCGTGACCAGCAGCGGGGCGTTCTCCCACATGGAGACCCACCAGCTCATCTCCCCGGACGACCTGCCGGCGGTGCTGGAGAAGGCGGCCCGCGCCCGGGAGGCGTACCGCCCGCCAGGCGAGTGA
- a CDS encoding alpha/beta fold hydrolase: protein MGTIAVNGTTLYYELSGSGPPVLFISGATGDAGHWTEVADALAGEYTVLSYDRRANSRSPRPENWTAAPVDEQADDAAALLRALDLAPAVAYGNSQGAIYLTSLALRHPALLRGAIFHEPPYLAVTSVAEEVGAKLQQLVGEGMAEGGPPMATELFLRWVAGDETFESLDPELRDRMLGNGEVLFGLEIDGTNAYRPAPDQLAEVRLPCVVAAGADNRDPAATHHWFYEASKWLADGLHAPLVETPGAHVPQATHPRALAETLRPILGKLAASQRFEA from the coding sequence ATGGGAACGATCGCGGTCAACGGCACCACTCTCTACTACGAGTTGAGCGGTAGCGGCCCTCCGGTGCTGTTCATCTCGGGTGCCACCGGCGACGCCGGGCACTGGACGGAGGTTGCCGACGCTCTGGCCGGCGAGTACACCGTGCTGAGCTACGACCGGCGTGCGAATTCCCGCAGCCCCCGACCCGAGAACTGGACCGCGGCGCCCGTCGATGAGCAGGCCGACGACGCCGCCGCCCTGCTCAGGGCGCTCGACCTCGCACCGGCCGTTGCGTACGGCAACAGCCAGGGCGCGATCTACCTGACGAGCCTCGCATTGCGCCATCCCGCACTGTTGCGTGGTGCGATCTTCCACGAGCCTCCCTACCTCGCGGTGACGTCGGTGGCCGAGGAGGTCGGCGCCAAGCTTCAGCAACTCGTCGGCGAAGGGATGGCTGAAGGTGGGCCGCCGATGGCCACCGAGCTGTTCCTGCGGTGGGTCGCCGGGGACGAGACCTTCGAATCCCTCGATCCGGAGCTACGTGACCGGATGCTCGGCAACGGGGAGGTTCTCTTCGGCCTCGAGATCGACGGCACCAACGCCTACCGCCCCGCGCCCGACCAGCTCGCCGAGGTGAGGCTGCCGTGCGTCGTCGCGGCCGGCGCCGACAACCGCGACCCCGCGGCGACCCACCACTGGTTCTACGAGGCTTCGAAGTGGCTCGCCGACGGTCTCCACGCCCCGCTCGTCGAAACGCCCGGGGCACACGTGCCCCAAGCCACGCACCCACGGGCGCTCGCGGAGACCCTGCGCCCGATCCTGGGCAAGCTCGCCGCCTCCCAGCGCTTCGAGGCCTGA
- a CDS encoding epoxide hydrolase family protein has product MTSTETQIRPFTLEIPQARLDDLHARLANTRWPDELPGVGWSRGVPVGYLKELAEYWRTGFDWRAQEAAINRYPQHVATIDGQNVHFLHVRSPAPDATPLLLLHGWPGCFADFLDVIDPLSQTFHLVVPSLPGFGFSTPLAGPGMNAARMGAVLAQLMTEVGYERFGIQGYDAGGWVGPAVARQVPDRVIGMHLNSLLTFPSGAEGEFDGLSEVEQRRWERMLNFNDGYLQCNSKRPQTVAYGLNDSPVGQLAWIVEKFKELTDPEDGLPEDSVPRDRILTDVSIYWFSGTAASAAQIYYEEISAAGDSWEPPSRGTVPTAVLVSARDVTIRAWAERDHDVVRWTELDRGGHFLAMEQPELLVADVREFFRAPGRA; this is encoded by the coding sequence ATGACATCCACCGAGACGCAGATCCGCCCGTTCACCCTCGAAATCCCCCAGGCCCGGCTGGACGACCTGCACGCCCGCCTGGCGAACACCCGGTGGCCGGACGAGCTGCCCGGTGTCGGGTGGAGCCGCGGGGTGCCAGTGGGCTACCTGAAGGAGCTTGCCGAGTACTGGCGCACCGGCTTCGACTGGCGGGCCCAGGAGGCGGCGATCAACCGGTACCCGCAGCACGTCGCGACGATCGACGGGCAGAACGTCCACTTCCTGCACGTCCGCTCGCCGGCGCCCGATGCCACGCCGCTGCTCCTGCTGCACGGCTGGCCGGGCTGCTTCGCCGACTTCCTCGACGTGATCGACCCGCTGTCGCAGACCTTCCACCTGGTCGTCCCGTCGCTGCCCGGTTTCGGGTTCTCGACGCCGCTCGCCGGCCCCGGCATGAACGCTGCGCGGATGGGCGCCGTGCTGGCGCAGCTGATGACCGAGGTCGGGTACGAGCGGTTCGGGATCCAGGGCTACGACGCGGGCGGCTGGGTCGGGCCCGCGGTCGCGCGGCAGGTCCCCGACCGCGTGATCGGCATGCACCTCAACTCGCTGCTCACGTTCCCGTCCGGGGCGGAAGGCGAGTTCGACGGGTTGAGCGAGGTCGAGCAGCGCCGCTGGGAGCGGATGCTGAACTTCAACGACGGCTACCTGCAGTGCAACTCGAAGCGCCCGCAGACCGTCGCGTACGGGCTGAACGACTCGCCGGTGGGCCAGCTCGCCTGGATCGTGGAGAAGTTCAAGGAGCTGACCGACCCGGAGGACGGGCTGCCCGAGGACAGCGTTCCGCGCGACCGCATCCTCACCGACGTCTCGATCTACTGGTTCTCGGGCACGGCCGCGTCGGCCGCCCAGATCTACTACGAGGAGATCAGCGCCGCGGGAGACAGCTGGGAGCCCCCGTCCCGCGGGACCGTCCCGACGGCAGTGCTGGTCTCCGCCCGCGACGTGACGATCCGCGCGTGGGCGGAGCGTGACCACGACGTCGTGCGCTGGACGGAGCTGGACCGCGGCGGGCACTTCCTCGCGATGGAGCAGCCGGAGCTGCTCGTCGCCGACGTCCGTGAGTTCTTCCGGGCACCGGGACGCGCCTGA
- a CDS encoding endonuclease/exonuclease/phosphatase family protein, producing the protein MRILTLNVLAPAYHGWERRRPALVAGIRAIAPDVVALQEVVDVPDLLGPGWHEAWYSRRGDVGEGAALASRWPIGEVHEIDGRVSPRARDLPWSGTVVAEVLAPVPFLVVHHKPLHRLDCEREREVQAVAAARLVEAVAPDPDRHVVLLGDFDARPDSAGMRFWTGRQSLDGMSVCYHDAWETVHGDDPGHTFTPENPLVQVGGFHLVRGRRIDYILVRGRPQGPTLQVVSCERALVEPVDGVQASDHYGVVADIVVPERPPGTQGVL; encoded by the coding sequence ATGCGCATCCTCACCCTGAACGTCCTCGCGCCCGCCTACCACGGCTGGGAGCGGCGGCGGCCGGCTCTCGTGGCCGGGATCCGCGCCATCGCCCCCGACGTCGTCGCCCTCCAGGAGGTGGTGGACGTCCCCGACCTGCTGGGACCCGGTTGGCACGAGGCCTGGTACTCCCGCCGGGGTGACGTCGGCGAAGGGGCTGCCCTCGCCAGCCGCTGGCCGATCGGGGAGGTGCACGAGATCGACGGCCGCGTGTCCCCTCGCGCCCGCGACCTCCCGTGGTCCGGCACGGTCGTAGCCGAGGTGCTCGCACCCGTTCCCTTCCTCGTGGTGCACCACAAGCCGCTCCACCGGCTCGACTGCGAGCGGGAGCGCGAGGTGCAGGCCGTCGCCGCGGCGCGGCTCGTCGAGGCGGTCGCCCCCGACCCGGACCGGCACGTGGTGCTGCTCGGCGACTTCGACGCCCGCCCGGACTCAGCCGGCATGCGGTTCTGGACGGGCCGGCAGTCCCTCGACGGCATGAGCGTCTGCTACCACGACGCGTGGGAGACGGTGCACGGCGACGATCCCGGCCACACCTTCACCCCGGAGAACCCGCTGGTGCAGGTGGGCGGGTTCCACCTGGTGCGGGGCAGGCGGATCGACTACATCCTGGTGCGCGGCCGCCCGCAGGGCCCGACGCTGCAGGTGGTCTCCTGCGAGCGGGCGCTGGTCGAGCCGGTCGACGGAGTTCAGGCGAGCGACCACTACGGCGTCGTCGCGGACATCGTCGTGCCCGAGCGGCCCCCTGGCACGCAGGGCGTGCTGTGA
- a CDS encoding nuclear transport factor 2 family protein produces the protein MTPEEEVVAAAAARADALARGDADALRARLHPLFAWTSHRGDVFDRGTYVRRNTGGDVRWHGQALEDVHVVVVGGTAVLRCTAVDRVDADGPQVFRMPMTQTWVRSGEGWLCLAGHAGPRM, from the coding sequence GTGACGCCCGAGGAGGAGGTGGTGGCCGCGGCGGCCGCTCGCGCCGACGCCCTCGCCCGTGGCGACGCCGACGCCCTTCGCGCCCGGCTGCACCCGCTCTTCGCCTGGACGTCCCACCGGGGAGACGTGTTCGACCGAGGAACGTACGTTCGCCGCAACACCGGCGGCGACGTGCGCTGGCACGGCCAGGCGCTCGAGGACGTCCACGTGGTGGTCGTCGGCGGCACGGCCGTGCTGCGGTGCACCGCGGTCGATCGCGTCGACGCCGACGGCCCGCAGGTGTTCCGCATGCCGATGACCCAGACGTGGGTCCGCTCCGGCGAGGGCTGGCTCTGCCTGGCCGGTCACGCCGGTCCGCGCATGTAG
- a CDS encoding NIPSNAP family protein — protein MITCHVRYEIDPARIEAFEAFANRWMELVERHGGVHHGYFLPAEGASDIAYALFSFPSLADYERYRSRFGVDPEFVEADRIRDESGCVRRYERTFLRPLLPPAR, from the coding sequence GTGATCACCTGTCATGTCCGCTACGAGATCGACCCCGCCCGCATCGAGGCGTTCGAGGCGTTCGCCAACCGGTGGATGGAGCTCGTGGAGCGCCACGGTGGCGTGCACCACGGGTACTTCCTGCCCGCCGAAGGCGCAAGCGACATCGCATACGCCCTGTTCAGCTTCCCCAGCCTCGCCGACTACGAGCGGTACCGCAGCCGGTTCGGGGTGGACCCCGAGTTCGTGGAGGCCGACCGGATCCGCGACGAGTCCGGCTGCGTGCGCCGCTACGAACGCACGTTCCTGAGGCCGCTGCTGCCACCGGCGCGCTGA
- a CDS encoding DUF6886 family protein, protein MRPGDGEVLHFSEDPAITEFAPHVAATARVPGAYVWAVDAERAPAYWFPRQCPRVLTWPTAGSTESDVARIIGPSGAPRLHAVEYVWLERMRSVRLYAYRLPAASFRPFPEPEPARLHGEPEPTAHVAEVPVRPLGPPERVGDLFTLHEEAGIELRVLPRLWPLWDAIVASTLGFSGIRLRNAQPDQRAGGSSGLRNVRS, encoded by the coding sequence GTGCGTCCCGGCGACGGCGAGGTCCTCCACTTCTCGGAGGACCCGGCGATCACCGAGTTCGCCCCGCACGTTGCCGCGACCGCGCGCGTGCCCGGCGCTTACGTGTGGGCCGTCGACGCGGAGCGGGCGCCTGCGTACTGGTTCCCCCGCCAGTGCCCCCGGGTGCTCACGTGGCCCACGGCCGGTTCGACGGAGTCGGACGTCGCGCGGATCATCGGCCCGTCCGGGGCGCCTCGCCTGCACGCCGTGGAGTACGTCTGGCTGGAACGGATGCGGTCGGTGCGGCTGTACGCCTACCGGCTTCCGGCGGCATCGTTCCGCCCGTTCCCGGAGCCGGAGCCGGCGCGGCTGCACGGCGAGCCGGAGCCGACCGCCCATGTCGCGGAGGTGCCGGTGCGCCCGCTCGGGCCGCCAGAGAGGGTCGGCGACCTCTTCACGCTCCACGAGGAGGCCGGCATCGAGCTGCGCGTGCTCCCGCGGCTGTGGCCGCTGTGGGACGCGATCGTGGCGAGCACGCTCGGGTTCAGCGGGATCAGGTTGCGCAACGCGCAGCCGGATCAGCGCGCCGGTGGCAGCAGCGGCCTCAGGAACGTGCGTTCGTAG